From Nicotiana tabacum cultivar K326 chromosome 20, ASM71507v2, whole genome shotgun sequence, one genomic window encodes:
- the LOC107762208 gene encoding aspartic proteinase Asp1 gives MKGKWKSPFWVLLVLYCLLLSQSFKGCFSAFSLPRPSWKKQSKFGSSLVFPLAGNVYPKGYYQVTLNVGQPPKPYFLDIDTGSDLTWLQCDAPCAKCTPAPHSLYKPNKNIVKCKDPVCASLHLTANNHCHTLDEQCDYEVEYADHGSSLGVLVKDAFPLRFTNGTTVAPPLVFGCGYDQEVPASTRAPFTDGILGLGNGKSSVLSQLSSLGLIRNVVGHCLSGQGGGFLFFGDDVLPSSGIVWTPILRASSEKHYSLGPADLLFSGQATGIKGIPIIFDSGSTYSYFNSEAYKILVSSIKKDVNTKQLTDAVDDKSLPVCWKGSKSFKSIHDAKSFFKPLTLSFTKAKNVQLQLPPEAYLVRTEHGNICLGILDGTDVGIGNYNIIGDVSMVDKMVIYDNEKQQIGWVPANCNKLP, from the exons ATGAAAGGAAAATGGAAATCACCTTTTTGGGTGCTATTGGTGTTGTACTGTCTACTTCTATCTCAGTCGTTTAAGGGATGTTTTTCTGCCTTTAGTCTGCCTCGTCCCTCTTGGAAGAAACAGTCCAAATTTGGTTCCTCTCTTGTTTTCCCTCTAGCTGGAAATGTGTATCCTAAAGG GTATTATCAGGTGACACTCAATGTTGGCCAACCCCCCAAACCTTACTTTCTTGATATAGACACTGGTAGTGATCTCACTTGGCTCCAGTGTGATGCACCTTGTGCCAAATGCACTCCG GCTCCTCACAGTCTGTACAAACCGAATAAAAATATTGTCAAGTGTAAGGATCCTGTATGTGCATCCCTTCACTTGACTGCAAACAATCACTGTCACACCCTTGACGAGCAATGCGACTATGAGGTTGAGTATGCAGATCATGGTTCGTCGTTGGGAGTTCTGGTCAAAGACGCATTTCCACTAAGATTCACCAATGGTACTACCGTTGCACCTCCACTAGTGTTTGG TTGCGGGTACGATCAAGAAGTGCCAGCCTCTACTCGGGCACCTTTTACCGATGGAATTCTTGGTCTAGGAAATGGAAAATCAAGCGTTCTATCACAGCTGAGTAGCTTGGGTCTTATCCGGAATGTAGTAGGTCACTGTTTAAGCGGGCAAGGCGGAGGTTTTCTTTTCTTTGGAGATGATGTCCTCCCGTCTTCTGGGATTGTTTGGACACCTATTTTGCGTGCATCTTCAGA GAAACACTATTCTTTGGGACCTGCAGATCTCCTATTCAGTGGGCAGGCAACTGGAATAAAGGGTATACCAATAATTTTTGACAGCGGAAGTACTTACAGTTACTTTAATTCTGAAGCATACAAAATTCTAGTGTCTTCG ATTAAGAAAGATGTAAACACAAAGCAGCTGACCGATGCAGTGGACGACAAAAGCTTACCTGTCTGCTGGAAAggctccaaaagcttcaaatccaTTCATGATGCCAAGAGCTTCTTCAAGCCATTAACTCTTAGTTTCACAAAAGCTAAAAATGTTCAGCTTCAACTGCCACCCGAGGCCTATCTTGTTCGAACT GAGCATGGCAATATATGCTTAGGTATATTGGATGGTACCGACGTTGGAATAGGAAATTATAATATCATTGGAG ATGTTTCGATGGTAGACAAAATGGTGATCTACGACAACGAGAAGCAACAGATTGGTTGGGTTCCAGCAAACTGCAACAAGCTTCCATAG